From the genome of Argentina anserina chromosome 4, drPotAnse1.1, whole genome shotgun sequence, one region includes:
- the LOC126791618 gene encoding LOW QUALITY PROTEIN: DExH-box ATP-dependent RNA helicase DExH16, mitochondrial-like (The sequence of the model RefSeq protein was modified relative to this genomic sequence to represent the inferred CDS: inserted 1 base in 1 codon): protein MAASLLLRRRVSSAGVSRTLQGLAGSVESFSLLHLELKVGAXVSSSDKTRLYSTFSGTSSFDFFLDLTSPHTWYPKARSKPRKVILHMGHTNSGKTHNALKRLESSPSGIYCGPLRLLAWEVAKRLNKAKVPCDLLTGQEREEVDGAKHKAVTVEMADVTSNNHCAVIDEIQMLGCRSRGFSFTRTLLGISADELHLCGDPAAISLIRGVM from the exons ATGGCGGCGTCCTTATTACTTCGCCGCAGAGTTTCATCTGCCGGTGTTTCTCGCACTCTCCAAG GTCTAGCAGGTAGTGTGGAGTCCTTTTCTCTGCTGCACTTAGAATTGAAGGTTGGAG TTGTGAGTTCCTCTGACAAAACAAGGCTATACAGCACCTTCAGTGGCACCTCcagctttgatttttttttagacCTGAC TTCTCCTCATACATGGTATCCAAAAGCTCGAAGTAAGCCTCGCAAAGTTATCTTGCACATGGGTCACACAAATAGTGGTAAAACGCACAATGCTTTAAAGAGACTCGAATCAAGTCCATCTG GCATATACTGTGGTCCTCTGAGATTGTTGGCCTGGGAGGTTGCAAAACGGCTGAACAAGGCAAAAGTGCCATGTGATTTACTTACAGGacaagagagagaggaagtcGATGGTGCTAAACACAAGGCTGTGACTGTTGAGATGGCTGATGTAACCTCCAACAACCATTGTGCCGTTATTGATGAAATTCAG ATGCTGGGTTGTAGGAGCAGAGGATTTTCCTTCACACGTACTCTATTAGGAATATCTGCTGATGAACTTCACCTTTGTGGAGATCCAGCTGCCATTTCACTTATTAGAGGAGTCATgtaa
- the LOC126791772 gene encoding LOW QUALITY PROTEIN: pentatricopeptide repeat-containing protein At3g22670, mitochondrial-like (The sequence of the model RefSeq protein was modified relative to this genomic sequence to represent the inferred CDS: inserted 5 bases in 3 codons; deleted 1 base in 1 codon), producing MLTRLHNLKLHSTSKTHINSLRHFLNPLCTTLDPTHVQPESPELPTWVKFVXSNHPKLPPSSSSSDNDDFVIPSLANWIETHNLNHPAKPPKPSTFDSDCLQSISTILKLRYPSPENAADALERFDFEVSSDTLFGLRKDVVALNTLLSALVKERSVELAQEAFLELKEAISVNDHSFNVLIHGWXVTRSSMEEMERQGFRPDFQAGRLRDVQEVVEDMEKQGVKADVISXNTLISCACEHSQEEGALKLLKEMDEDSCKPDVQTYAPLLKMCCRKKRMKVLYFLLDHMFMNDISIDAGTYALLVRGMCKNGKLKNACALFEEMVLKGFVPKDSTYKMLIEELREKSMEERKKDIEKLMLQAKEKGNETPPETI from the exons ATGCTCACAAGGCTGCACAATCTCAAGCTCCATTCAACTTCAAAAACCCACATCAATTCCCTGCGTCACTTCCTAAACCCTCTCTGCACCACACTCGACCCAACCCATGTCCAACCCGAGTCACCGGAGCTTCCAACCTGGGTCAAGTTCGT CTCCAACCACCCAAAACTcccaccttcttcttcttcttccgacAACGACGACTTCGTCATCCCTTCTCTGGCCAACTGGATCGAGACCCACAACCTAAACCACCCCGCCAAACCCCCCAAGCCCTCAACTTTCGACTCCGACTGCCTCCAGAGCATCAGTACAATCCTCAAACTCCGGTACCCCTCGCCGGAAAACGCAGCCGACGCGTTGGAAAGATTCGATTTTGAGGTGTCCAGTGA CACTCTTTTCGGATTGAGGAAAGATGTTGTGGCATTGAACACTCTTTTGAGTGCATTGGTGAAGGAGAGGAGTGTTGAGCTTGCACAAGAAGCTTTCTTGGAGTTAAAGGAAGCTATATCGGTGAATGATCATAGTTTTAATGTTCTGATACATGGGT ATGTTACTAGGAGCTCAATGGAGGAGATGGAGAGGCAAGGTTTTCGCCCGGATTTTCAAGCCGGTAGGCTTAGGGATGTTCAAGAAGTGGTCGAGGACATGGAAAAGCAGGGTGTAAAAGCGGATGTTATATC TAACACCCTGATTTCTTGTGCTTGCGAGCATTCGCAGGAAGAGGGTGCTCTCAAGTTGCTGAAGGAAATGGATGAGGATTCGTGCAAGCCGGATGTTCAGACATATGCCCCATTGTTGAAGATGTGCTGCAGAAAGAAGAGGATGAAGGTGCTCTACTTTTTGTTAGACCACATGTTTATGAATGACATAAGTATCGATGCTGGAACCTATGCGCTCTTGGTACGTGGGATGTGCAAGAATGGTAAACTCAAAAACGCTTGTGCCTTGTTTGAGGAGATGGTACTGAAGGGATTTGTTCCCAAGGACAGCACATACAAGATGTTGATAGAGGAATTACGGGAGAAGAGTATGGAGGAAAGGAAGAAGGATATTGAGAAGTTGATGTTGCAGGCAAAAGAGAAAGGCAACGAAACTCCTCCTGAAACAATATAA
- the LOC126790285 gene encoding protein RDM1 isoform X2: MKRPYPSNEPITVDVISSDDSSSSDAEMEVTTEYDDSKQLTSEGALMRRAEMYQDYMKHIPIPTHRGSVIPFTSWMGLSKSIKQLYGQPLHYLTNIQLRQWDQLRIGSEDEFRPLDAIIHPCKAEAAVWLIEEVHRNTSSHHHVANLWLSDPMHHAYVDSIFPQLDSSS; encoded by the exons ATGAAGAGGCCATATCCATCAAATGAACCCATAACGGTTGATGTTATATCATCAGATGACTCGTCTTCCTCAGATGCAGAGATGGAAGTCACCACTGAGTATGATGATAGCAAGCAGTTAACATCTGAAG GCGCTTTGATGAGAAGGGCAGAGATGTATCAGGACTACATGAAGCACATCCCTATCCCAACACACCGTGGTTCTGTTATTCCATTTACCTCATGGATGGGTTTAAGTAAATCCATTAAGCAGCTTTATGGACAACCTCTGCATTACCTCACCAATATTCAGTTAAGACAGTGGGACCAACTAAGGATCGGCAGTGAAGACGAATTCAGGCCCTTGGATGCCATCATTCATCCCTGTAAAGCAGAAGCTGCCGTCTGGCTCATTGAAGAAGTTCACCGAAACACCTCATCTCATCATCATGTAGCCAATCTGTGGCTATCTGATCCAATGCACCATGCCTATGTTGATTCCATCTTTCCCCAATTAGACAGTAGCTCGTGA
- the LOC126791134 gene encoding disease resistance protein RPV1-like: protein MASPAAQAAASSSSTSLPPLSTDQPNHYTYEVFLSFRGEDTRYGFTDHLHSALYEKGIKTFIDDELRRGEEISSALVKAIEESRVSVVVFSQNYASSRWCLDELVKILECRKSKGQEVRSVFYKVDPSDVRYQRGAFGKAFAKLDQHKHKDSMEKWKAALTEAADLSGWPYKDGEYEAKFIKKIVGELSARVVNPSCELHVATHPVGLGSCTKYVIQLLQLTKENVNVRMVGIWGPGGIGKTTIAKNVFNSIRHEFEGSCFLEDVRSNSNGLEQLQDRLLFDISKDSTLKVTSVNQGVGFIKARMRHKKVLLVLDDVSHSSQLQRLAPSPECFGPGSRVLITTRDTRLLKAHDVDEVYEVKMLNYYRALELFSLNAFKRIRPPDDYLELARRAVSYAQGLPLALVVLGSHLYRRSREEWKATLDRCRGEDPHREISVVLKISYDALGVELKRHFLDIACFFKGKLVDDVKPILDACYDLKSVKGIAQLQEKALIRIDGKGSEERIWMHDLIEEIGKDIVYQESPDEPGERSRVWSAKDADHVLTNNTGTNKIIAIHGQFLWLSSTISLNAKSFSEMKSLKYISMGKDLKYEHFSGCIDYMSNQLRWLDWPQCPLQSFPSEFCANKLVKLNIPDSWGLTRLWEGRKNLSGLTCINLRGCKSLTQLPDFSRIPSLKELDLSECISLVEVPDSVGFLGNLVSLNVNRCSNLIMFPRKIHWKSMKTISINHCKLQEFSEVGEELDSLTNLDLSGTWIKELPASITNLIGLEELKLVNCHDLTTLPSDIYELHNLKVLDVSGCSKLATFPAIPMQMDSLRQLFLERTDIRELDQSIGNLIGLEWLFLNGCKNLTTLPSSIYDLQNLEKLHLSNCSKLVRFPTNTYTDDCSLSLPSLRWFALRGCNLSDCDFLITLNCWETIEQLDLSRNNIVSLPDCIRKSGNLRWLSLEGCKRLRDIPELPPNLIYYTGASFNLIKSIPTSWLSFSSEPVSIRPAREMPRLNFF from the exons CAGCAGCCAGTTCTTCATCTACATCTCTCCCACCTTTATCTACTGATCAGCCAAATCATTACACCTACGAGGTCTTCCTGAGCTTTCGGGGTGAGGATACTCGCTATGGTTTTACAGATCATTTGCACAGCGCTTTGTATGAGAAAGGAATCAAGACCTTCATTGATGATGAGCTCCGGAGAGGAGAAGAAATATCATCAGCCCTTGTCAAAGCAATTGAGGAGTCCAGAGTTTCAGTTGTCGTCTTCTCGCAAAACTATGCTTCGTCAAGGTGGTGCTTAGATGAACTGGTCAAGATACTTGAATGCAGAAAATCAAAAGGGCAAGAGGTCAGATCAGTTTTTTACAAGGTGGATCCTTCAGACGTACGATACCAGAGAGGCGCTTTCGGGAAGGCATTTGCTAAGCTTGatcaacacaaacacaagGATAGCATGGAGAAGTGGAAAGCAGCTCTTACGGAAGCAGCAGATTTGTCTGGTTGGCCTTACAAGGATGGCGA GTACGAGGCCAAATTTATTAAGAAGATTGTTGGGGAGTTGTCCGCCCGAGTAGTAAACCCTTCATGTGAGTTGCACGTAGCCACACATCCAGTTGGATTAGGCTCTTGTACAAAATATGTCATCCAACTTTTACAGTTGACGAAGGAAAATGTTAATGTTCGTATGGTAGGTATATGGGGGCCTGGTGGAATAGGAAAGACCACAATTGCCAAAAATGTGTTTAATTCAATTCGCCATGAGTTTGAAGGTAGCTGTTTCTTGGAAGATGTAAGATCTAATTCAAATGGCCTAGAACAATTACAAGACAGACTTTTGTTTGATATCTCAAAGGACTCAACTTTGAAGGTGACCAGTGTTAATCAAGGAGTCGGTTTTATAAAGGCAAGGATGCGACATAAAAAGGTTCTGTTAGTTCTTGATGATGTGAGTCATTCTAGCCAATTACAGAGGTTAGCTCCGTCCCCTGAATGTTTTGGGCCAGGCAGTAGAGTTCTCATAACAACAAGAGATACACGTTTGTTAAAAGCTCATGACGTTGATGAAGTATATGAGGTCAAAATGTTAAATTATTATCGTGCTTTGGAGTTGTTTAGCTTGAATGCATTCAAAAGAATTAGACCTCCAGACGATTACCTCGAACTTGCACGACGTGCAGTAAGCTATGCCCAAGGCCTTCCATTAGCTTTGGTAGTTTTAGGCTCTCATCTGTATCGTAGAAGCAGAGAGGAGTGGAAGGCTACATTAGATAGATGTAGGGGAGAAGATCCTCATAGAGAGATAAGCGTCGTGCTCAAAATAAGTTATGATGCTCTGGGGGTAGAGTTGAAAAGACATTTTCTTGATATTGCTTGTTTCTTCAAGGGCAAGCTTGTAGATGATGTGAAACCTATACTAGATGCTTGCTATGACCTCAAATCAGTGAAGGGTATAGCACAACTCCAAGAAAAGGCCTTAATAAGAATTGATGGGAAGGGGAGTGAAGAAAGGATTTGGATGCATGACTTGATAGAAGAAATTGGTAAAGACATTGTGTATCAAGAGTCACCTGATGAACCTGGGGAGCGCAGCAGAGTGTGGAGTGCAAAAGATGCCGATCACGTACTAACAAATAATACA GggacaaataaaattatagcCATCCATGGCCAGTTTTTGTGGCTATCATCTACAATATCTTTGAATGCTAAAAGTTTCTCCGAAATGAAGAGTTTGAAATATATTTCTATGGGTAAGGACTTGAAATATGAACATTTCTCTGGATGCATTGATTATATGTCCAATCAGTTGAGGTGGCTTGATTGGCCTCAATGTCCATTGCAATCCTTCCCGTCCGAGTTTTGTGCAAACAAACTTGTAAAGCTCAATATTCCTGACAGCTGGGGACTGACACGACTATGGGAAGGGCGTAAG AATCTTTCAGGGCTTACATGTATAAATTTAAGGGGGTGTAAATCGTTGACTCAACTCCCAGACTTCAGTAGGATCCCCTCCTTGAAAGAGTTAGATCTATCTGAGTGTATCAGTTTAGTTGAGGTTCCTGATTCCGTTGGATTTCTTGGTAACCTTGTTTCCTTGAATGTTAACCGCTGTTCTAATCTAATTATGTTTCCGAGAAAAATCCACTGGAAATCTATGAAAACTATTTCTATTAACCATTGTAAGCTTCAGGAGTTTTCAGAAGTGGGGGAAGAGCTGGATTCATTAACAAATTTGGATCTATCAGGCACTTGGATTAAAGAATTGCCTGCGTCCATTACAAATCTTATTGGCCTGGAGGAGTTGAAACTAGTGAATTGTCATGATCTTACAACTCTGCCGTctgatatatatgagttgcacAATCTTAAGGTTCTTGATGTGAGTGGATGCTCAAAACTGGCTACATTTCCAGCAATTCCAATGCAGATGGATTCTTTGAGACAACTTTTTCTAGAACGTACTGATATCAGAGAATTGGACCAGTCAATTGGAAATCTCATTGGACTTGAATGGTTGTTCCTCAATGGTTGCAAAAATCTTACAACTCTACCAAGCAGCATTTACGACTTGCAAAATTTGGAGAAGCTTCATCTTTCTAACTGCTCAAAACTTGTAAGATTTCCAACAAATACCTACACTGATGATTGCTCACTATCACTTCCGAGTTTACGTTGGTTCGCCCTCAGAGGATGCAATTTATCAGATTGTGATTTCCTTATTACTCTTAATTGCTGGGAAACAATAGAGCAACTTGATCTTTCAAGAAACAATATTGTCAGTCTTCCTGACTGCATCAGGAAAAGTGGAAACTTGCGGTGGCTTTCCTTAGAGGGTTGCAAGAGACTCCGAGATATTCCAGAGCTTCCACCAAACCTAATTTACTACACAGGAGCTTCCTTCAACTTGATCAAGTCAATTCCAACGTCATggctttctttctcttctgaACCGGTATCTATTCGTCCAGCACGTGAGATGCCAAGGCTTAATTTCTTCTGA
- the LOC126790285 gene encoding uncharacterized protein LOC126790285 isoform X1 encodes MNNFIKLCSLNAVRSLRHSQSPAATLRTMTTCNSLLRSHSIAPTPPFFYEYLRHLPEYSYPKFDLPKNWGHLTVPEDKAYVIERFREYHRALHAGSHFLIPLVDKVAFIYSLKEEVFHLPEFIHFIVDGQRVYANGVIHLTIVEPLYVSRRCGGRPFKRVLSYAHTIMCSEIIDSSLECIEKLEQHIQKNITSVVSEFGVECTQCRIRVKAEEFYQAKEEIRDPEIFTKVWPEELNEEAFNNLKKFINLDA; translated from the exons ATGAACAACTTCATCAAGCTCTGCTCGCTCAACGCCGTGAGATCCCTCCGCCACTCTCAGTCGCCGGCGGCGACGCTCCGGACCATGACCACCTGCAATTCGCTCCTCCGCAGCCACTCGATTGCGCCCACCCCGCCTTTTTTTTATGAATACCTCCGACACTTGCCTGAATACAG CTACCCTAAGTTTGATCTTCCAAAGAATTGGGGTCATCTTACTGTGCCGGAAGATAAAGCTTATGTGATTGAGCGCTTTAGGGAATACCATCGGGCACTGCACGCTGGGTCTCATTTTTTAATTCCACTAGTTGACAAAGTTGCTTTCATATATTCACTCAAAGAGGAGGTCTTTCATCTACCAGAGTTCATACACTTTATCGTGGATGGCCAGAGGGTGTACGCTAATGGTGTTATCCACCTAACG ATTGTCGAGCCCCTTTATGTCTCCAGAAGATGTGGTGGCCGTCCTTTCAAACGCGTGCTTTCATATGCTCATACCATCATGTGCTCTGAAATTATAGACAGCTCTCTTGAGTGTATTGAAAAGCTCGAACAACATATACAA AAAAATATCACCAGCGTTGTATCGGAATTTGGGGTCGAATGCACGCAGTGTAGAATTA GGGTCAAAGCCGAGGAGTTTTACCAAGCAAAGGAAGAGATCCGAGATCCGGAAATCTTTACAAAGGTGTGGCCAGAAGAGTTGAACGAGGAAGcatttaataatttaaaaaaatttataaatctAGACGCCTGA